The following are encoded together in the Hyalangium minutum genome:
- a CDS encoding DUF3817 domain-containing protein yields the protein MLKTPLGRFRAIALLEGVSFLVLLFIAMPLKYWAGMPLAVRVVGLAHGVLFLAYLPSLLEVAVAHRWSLPRTVAAFGASLVPFGTFVLDARLRREQQTAVT from the coding sequence ATGTTGAAGACGCCCCTGGGACGCTTCCGTGCCATCGCCCTATTGGAGGGCGTGTCCTTCCTCGTGCTGCTGTTCATCGCCATGCCGCTGAAATACTGGGCCGGCATGCCCCTGGCGGTACGGGTGGTGGGCCTGGCGCACGGCGTGCTGTTCCTGGCGTACCTCCCCTCGCTGCTCGAGGTGGCGGTGGCTCACCGCTGGTCGCTGCCACGCACGGTGGCCGCGTTCGGCGCGTCACTCGTCCCCTTTGGGACCTTCGTGCTCGACGCGAGGTTACGCCGCGAGCAGCAGACCGCAGTCACGTGA